A window of the Henckelia pumila isolate YLH828 chromosome 3, ASM3356847v2, whole genome shotgun sequence genome harbors these coding sequences:
- the LOC140886219 gene encoding probable alpha,alpha-trehalose-phosphate synthase [UDP-forming] 11, with the protein MLSRSYFNLLNLDDYSSDRTRIPRVISVPGIISDFEDGENGAGDGSEMSDLVSSVNQERMIIVYNQLPLKCFKDPVEGKKWCFDWDADALVLQLKDGFPPNVEVVFVGCLGVEIDSSEQEEVAQFLFDKFKCVPTFLSVDLINKFYHGFCKHYLWPLFHYMLPLTPNHGVRFDKAMWQGYVTANKIFADKVMEVINPDEDYVWVHDYHLMLLPTFLRKRHHRVKLGFFLHIPFPSSEIFRTLPVREEILRALLNCDLVGFHTFDYARHFLSCCSRMLGLDYQSKRGYIGLDYYGRTVSIKILPVGIHMGQIKSIMSLNETAKKVKELRIKYGGKTVLLGVDDMDMFKGISLKFMAFGLLLDENPMYRGSVVLIQIMNPPRSQGKDIQELQSEINKVADEINKKYCKPGYQPIVCLNGPISFQEKVAYFAISECVVVNAVRDGMNLVPYKYTVSRQGGPELDKVLGLEDSEAPRKSVIIVSEFIGCSPSLSGAIRVNPWNINSVAEAMVLGITMTDSEKELRHEKHYKYVVSHDVAYWARSFNQDLERACSEHYAKRCWGIGFGLNSRVVALGPNFRKLSVEHIVSAYNNSNSRLVLLDYDGTMMPQDRVDKSPTSEVISVLNTLSNDPKNVVFIVSGRGTDSLGKWFSQCERLGLSAEHGYFTRWTKNSAWESCGLAVDLDWKRIALPVMEHYTEATDGSSVEQKESALVWHHQEADPDFGSWQAKELLDHLESVLANDPVVVSSGQQIVEVKPQGVSKGVVVKNLMETMANKRKAADFVLCIGDDRSDEDMFEAIASSVTNRSLPDSAEVFACTVGQKPSMAKYYLDDTFEVIKLLQGLSANHLPKYQETGSHSKDRLEIARQREFLKWESTGNEI; encoded by the exons ATGTTGTCGAGATCTTACTTCAATCTTTTGAACCTGGATGACTATTCCAGTGATCGGACTCGTATCCCGAGAGTTATTTCGGTACCCGGGATCATCTCGGATTTTGAGGATGGAGAAAATGGTGCGGGTGATGGGTCAGAAATGTCCGACCTTGTTTCATCCGTGAATCAAGAAAGGATGATAATTGTCTACAATCAGCTGCCATTGAAGTGTTTCAAGGATCCGGTCGAAGGTAAAAAATGGTGCTTTGATTGGGATGCAGATGCCCTAGTTTTGCAATTAAAAGATGGGTTTCCCCCTAATGTGGAGGTCGTGTTTGTTGGGTGTTTGGGAGTGGAGATTGATTCGTCCGAACAAGAAGAGGTGGCGCAATTCTTGTTCGACAAGTTCAAATGCGTGCCTACTTTTTTATCGGTTGATCTGATTAATAAGTTTTATCATGGTTTTTGCAAGCATTATTTGTGGCCTTTGTTTCACTATATGTTGCCTTTGACACCCAATCATGGGGTCAGATTTGACAAGGCTATGTGGCAGGGATATGTGACAGCGAACAAAATTTTTGCTGATAAAGTGATGGAGGTTATCAATCCAGATGAGGATTATGTTTGGGTTCATGATTATCATCTCATGCTTCTGCCTACTTTCTTGAGGAAAAGGCATCACAGGGTGAAACTTGGATTCTTCCTTCATATCCCGTTTCCTTCTTCGGAAATTTTTCGGACTTTGCCAGTCAGGGAGGAGATTTTGAGGGCCCTTTTGAATTGTGATCTTGTTGGATTCCATACTTTTGATTATGCCAGGCATTTCTTGTCATGTTGTAGCAGGATGCTTGGACTGGATTATCAATCCAAGAGGGGGTATATTGGATTGGATTATTATGGGAGAACTGTTAGTATTAAGATCCTTCCTGTGGGGATTCATATGGGACAGATTAAATCCATCATGTCATTGAATGAAACCGCAAAAAAGGTCAAGGAATTGAGGATAAAATATGGTGGGAAAACTGTGTTGTTAGGTGTTGACGATATGGACATGTTCAAAGGGATTAGTTTGAAGTTTATGGCCTTTGGATTGCTTTTGGACGAGAATCCTATGTATCGTGGAAGTGTCGTTTTGATTCAGATCATGAACCCACCGAGGAGTCAGGGAAAGGATattcaagaacttcaaagtGAGATCAATAAAGTTGCTGATGAGATCAATAAAAAATACTGTAAACCGGGGTATCAGCCAATTGTTTGTTTAAATGGACCTATTTCTTTTCAAGAAAAAGTCGCATATTTCGCGATTTCTGAATGTGTTGTGGTTAATGCGGTTAGAGATGGGATGAATTTGGTACCATATAAGTACACAGTATCTAGGCAAGGTGGCCCTGAGTTGGATAAGGTTCTTGGACTTGAGGATTCTGAAGCACCAAGGAAAAGTGTCATTATTGTGTCCGAATTCATTGGATGTTCCCCATCCCTTAGTGGTGCTATTCGGGTCAATCCTTGGAACATCAATAGCGTGGCCGAGGCTATGGTTTTGGGAATCACGATGACCGATTCTGAGAAAGAACTGCGCCATGAGAAACATTACAAGTATGTTGTATCTCACGATGTTGCCTATTGGGCTAGAAGTTTCAATCAGGATCTGGAACGAGCTTGTTCCGAGCATTACGCAAAGAGGTGTTGGGGCATTGGATTCGGCTTGAATTCACGAGTTGTTGCTTTAGGTCCGAATTTTAGGAAGCTTTCAGTGGAGCACATAGTTTCTGCTTATAACAATTCGAATAGCCGGCTCGTCCTTCTGGATTATGATGGTACCATGATGCCTCAAGATCGAGTTGACAAATCTCCAACCTCTGAAGTTATTTCAGTTTTGAATACTTTGTCCAATGATCCCAAAAATGTCGTGTTCATTGTCAGTGGCAGAGGGACGGATTCGCTTGGAAAGTGGTTCTCTCAATGTGAGAGGCTCGGGCTATCTGCTGAACACGGTTACTTCACCCG ATGGACAAAAAATTCGGCATGGGAATCTTGCGGGTTAGCAGTCGATTTGGACTGGAAAAGAATTGCGTTGCCGGTGATGGAACACTACACAGAAGCTACCGATGGTTCTTCTGTTGAGCAGAAGGAGAGTGCTTTAGTTTGGCATCATCAAGAAGCGGACCCTGACTTTGGCTCTTGGCAGGCGAAGGAGCTTCTGGATCATTTGGAGAGCGTGCTTGCCAACGACCCTGTGGTCGTAAGCAGCGGCCAGCAGATAGTTGAGGTGAAACCACAG GGCGTAAGCAAAGGTGTTGTGGTCAAGAATCTAATGGAAACCATGGCGAATAAAAGAAAGGCAGCCGATTTCGTACTCTGCATCGGTGATGACAGATCAGATGAGGACATGTTCGAGGCCATTGCAAGTTCAGTCACGAACCGTTCCTTACCGGATTCCGCAGAAGTTTTCGCTTGCACAGTTGGTCAAAAACCGAGCATGGCAAAATACTATCTCGACGATACGTTTGAAGTCATCAAATTACTTCAAGGCCTATCAGCAAATCACTTGCCAAAGTATCAAGAAACGGGGTCTCATTCGAAGGATCGCCTTGAAATCGCCCGTCAACGCGAGTTTTTGAAGTGGGAATCGACTGGAAATGAAATCTGA